The sequence CAATACTCCTGAGAATAATAGCATAAAACTGTTTTGTGCTGTACTTAACAACAACAAGCCAATGCCGAACAGGAGAAATGCAGGATACATGACGGCATTTGCCCCTTTTTCATCCATTAAACGTCCAGTGAAAGGACGAGAGACCAAAATAGCTACCGCATAAAATACGAAAAACAGACTGGCTGCATTGACCAAGTCAATTTCGATTGCATAAAAATTAATAAACGAAAGAATACTGGCATAACAAAAGGAAACAATCAGGACAATCGCTGCGATCGGTAATGCTTTTATTTCAATTAATTGCGATAAAGATAATTTCTTCGTTTCTTTCGTTGTTGTTTCTTTTTTGACTTCCGGAATATGAAGGAATAGCGAAAGCAAAAAGCTAATAATTCCTAATACGAGACAGAAACGGAATATCATTTGAAAACTGGTATGATGACTCATATATAAACCGATAAACGGACCAATTGCCGTAGCGAGCGTGATACTCATACTGTAGTAACTGATTCCTTCGCCTTTTCGTTTGGAAGGAATGACTTCTGCCACAATGGTACCTGTTGCAGTACTTGCCATACCTAATGCGATCCCATGCAAAAAGCGTGTTACCAGCAGGAAGACAATCCCTAATTGTACAAAATAAAATGCGGAAGTGATAATAAAAAATAGTAATCCACCATAGAGCATCTTTTTATTTCCCACGGTAGAAATCATCCGGCCAATAAAGAGACGCCCGATGAGGGTACCAACAATGAATATGCCAGTGACAAGGCCTGCCTGACTTTCGCTGACGCCAAAAGCATCGACAGCATATACCGTCATGGTTACTAGTAATAAATAAAACACCAAATATAAGAAAAAATTGGCACTGGATACAAATAAAAAATCTTTCGTCCAAAGCTTTTCTTGCTGCTTCATGAAACCATTCTCCTTACTTTGTTAAGTTTTTTCTTATTTCCTTGAAGATTCTCATCGTTTCTACTTGATCTTCTTCTGATATCCCAGCTAAAATTTCTTTTTCAAATTGATCGATTGATTGTCGCACTTTTAGATACACGTGGTTCCCGTAGTCCGTAACCATCATTTTTTTTTCGCGTTTGTCATTTCCTTGCCGGTGGGTTACTAATCCTAAGGCTTCTAGGCGGCTCATCGTACGGGTAATCGTAGGTTTCTCCACTCCTTGGTAGGTGGATATCTCGACATTTGTACTTGGCCCGAAATTGGATAAGTAATAAAGGATAATCCATTGCGCCCGGTGTAAGTCATGCTGTTGCAACAGATCATTTAATTTCTTCTCGAATGGTCTGTATAACAATATCAACTGGTAAAAAAACGTATGTGGTTCTTGCATTTTTCCATCTCCTTCCTGCTATGCAGGGTAAATAGTTAGCTAGGGTAACTATTTAATTTTAGCAGTAGATGCAGGATGCTGTCCAGTATTCCTTCTTACATAAAATTTCAAATAAGAAAAAGGAGCCAAAAGTGGGAGCAGTTAGCAGAGATTTGTATCGTTTAGCGATAAAGGGACCAAAAGTGGGGTGTAGTCAGCAGAGATTTGTATCGTTTAGCGATAAAGGGACCAAAAGTGGGGTGTAGTCAGCAGAGATTTGTATCGTTTAGCGATAAAGGAGCCAAAAGTGGGAGCAGTTAGCAGAGATTTGTATCGTTTAGCGATAAAGGGACCAAAAGTGGGGTGTAGTCAGCAGAGATTTGTATCGTTTAGCGATAAAGGGACCAAAAGTGGGGTGTAGTCAGCAGAGATTTGTATCGTTTAGCGATAAAGGAGCCAAAAGTGGGAGCAGTTAGCAGAGATTTGTATCGTTTAGCGATAAAGGGACCAAAAGTGGGGTGTAGTCAGCAGAGATTTGTATCGATTAGCGATAAAGGAACCAAAAGTGGGAGCCAGTCAGCAGAGATTTGTATCGTTTAGTGAGAAAGGGACCAAAAGTGGGAGCAGTTAGCAGAGATTTGTAGAGTTTAAAAAGAAAGAAGACAAATGATGGTGGATTCCGGCTGGTTTTGTCTCCTTGAAGAGTCTGTACCATTGCCAGGGCCCAAACATAGACTATCGCGGGGAGAAACGTTGTCCCTAGCACATGAATCAATTCAAAATGACCGCTATGTGTCACTTTACATAATCCATCTTACAGCTAGTTGTATAATTATTTATGGTAAGGACCGGGCGCGGGGTTATGCCCGGTTTTCCTTACGTTTACGTGAATGGAATAGTTATATCATGTCTATCGGACAAAAAGCCATGCATAATAGCTTGAAATGATCAATAGCAGCATAGCTGGAAATTATCTTTATCACGGCGCTGAACGTCCGTAATACCCCCCTGATTGAAGTCTCACTTGATATTATTCCAATTACTCAATAGACATATTTTTTCCTTTATCTACAATTTAACTAAAATTCGGCCTCTAATATTACCTTTTAGAATGGAGGTAAGGTTAGCCGGTAATTCTGACAGCGGTATTTCCTTTTCTACAATCTCATCTAAATTGTCCAGCTTGAGATCGGTTGAAAGTCGTTGCCAAACTTTCTTGCGCATCTCCATCGGGCAGTTGACAGAGTCAATTCCTAACAAATTAATCCCTCTTAAAATGAAAGGGAAGACGGTTGTCGGTACTTGCACACCTGCTGTTAAGCCACTAACGGCTACGGAACCATTGTATTGCACTTTACTTAAAACAGATGCAAGCGGTTCTCCTCCTACTGGATCAATCACTCCGGCCCACTGTTCTTTATCAAGCGGTTTTACCTGTCCGTCGTAAACGTCTTCCCGACTGATAATTTCTTTGGCACCAAGTGATCGTAAATATTCTTTTTCTGATTGTTTGCCCGTACTTGCTACAACATGATAGCCCTTTTTGGCAAGCATGGCGACTGCTAAACTGCCGACACCACCGGTTGCACCTGTTACAAGTACTTTTCCTTTCTGAGGAATCAGGCCGTTATCTTCTAGTCTATTTACAGATAAAGCTGCTGTAAAACCGGCTGTACCGTAAATCATTGCTTCTTTCACTGATAATCCTTGAGGAAGTGGCACGATCCACTCAGCTGGAATACGAGCATATTCACTATAACCACCATTATGTGCGACACCAATGTCATAGCTGGTTGCAATGACTTGATCGCCTTCACGAAAACGGTCGGTATTAGAGGATACAACTGTTCCAGCTAAATCAATCCCAGGAACAAGCGGATAGGAACTGGCTACCTTACCGTTCTCACTGCTTGCTAAGGCATCTTTATAATTTACACTGGAATAGGCGACCTTAATTAAGACATCACCATCTGATAAATCGTCCAATATCAAGTTTTGAATATTTGTACTGAACGTCGCATCTGTTTTGTTCACGACGAATGCTTCAAAAGTTTCATTCATGTTAATAGCTCCTTTCATGTTCATTCAATTCCCTAGATTATTCATTCTTAATCATTGTAATCTCTATCGTGATAAGATATAAAGTAATCTGACTCGGATAGATATAACAAACAATATAGATATAATGACCTGTTTATCCCCGTACCTACGTCCTATACAATTTTTGCAAGATGCGGACTTGCCAGATTAGTTGTCATCGTTTTTCCCCTTGTGACACCTGGTGTTGAAACAATTAAGACATTATTGCAAAAAAGTTCTATAGACAATAATGAAAAATTCTTGCTACGCTTAAAAAGGAGATCAAGTTATCCTGCAGCCGAAATTTGTATGCGTTTTCATTAAAGGTGGGAGGTGACGAATTTACATTCTGCTGTAAAATACTTATCTCATAAAAATAGACGGCCATGTCACACACTTCACCAAGATCAAACCTACAGGCCTTATGGAGAAGGAGTGTCCAAGCTTGAAGAATAAAAAGAAGCCAAAACATGTACTTATACTTGTTGCAATTTTTAGTTTAGTTTTTGCAAATTTTTCTGCTATTTCTACAGTTAAAGCTGCTGAAATTCCCGATGTAGAAGGGTTCCAGGGCGTGTATTACACGGATTTCGGTGATAGTGGGGAAGTAACCCCGGATAACTGGGGCTTTACAACTGCTGCAGCGACCCTCTCAACAAATACGGAAGATGTAGCGGGCAATGAAACAGATAAGCTTCAATTCGATATTGTGGATCAATCTGGTGGAAGAGTTGCTACTAAGTCCTTAGACACTAATGTTATGGGTGAAAAAGTGTTAGTGACTTTTGATTGGTATCCAGGAAAAAGTAATGATAAGGGTGAGCACTTATATGAAAATGGTGGGGAATTCCGAATCCTGGATGGTGCAGGTAATACAGTCTTTACCATAAATAGTACAAATAAAGAACCTATTACGTATTATGCGGGAGATCAGGAACAGACAGCTACATCCTTTACTGATCAAGAAACATGGTATCATGCTGCGGTGACGTTCGATCTTGCTTCCAATAATGTGTCACTTGATATGGAGAATCAGGCTACAGGCGTAAAGGAAAGCTATCAATCTACTTTAGATGAGGTGGATTTTGACGGTAATGTCTCCACTTTACGTCTTGTTGGCGTTCGTACTTCAGGAAATAATCATACATGGACCACATACTTAGATAATGTAGGTATCTATCATGTACCGATAAATGATAATACAATTACCAACGTACCGTCTTTACCATATGAACGAGTATATGTTGGGGACACTAGTGCTGATATTGATTCAATAGGATTACCAGAAACAGTAGACGTTGCACTTGCTGATCATAGTACAACAGAGGCCGCGATAAGTGAATGGCAGCCGGTAGGGAAAGAATGGGATCCAGAGCAATCGGGGGTCTATGAGTTTTCTGGAACGATTGCTGATTCTGCAGAAATCGATAATGCTTTTGACCGGAAAGCGACCGTTTATGTCTATAATCGTTTGACTCCGCCAGATACAAACCGTGCTACAGAGTGGCTGGATCGCGGAGCGGTAGCATTGGAAACGGATGATGGTATCTTTTTGTCATGGAGGTTATTGGTCGACGAATATGATAAAGACGTCAAATTCCGTGTCTACCGTAATGGCAAAAGACTTAATCATGACCTTTTGTCTGTAACGAATTTTACGGATAAACATGGTTCTGCAGATGATCACTATTCGATTGTAACGTATGCCAATGGAGAAATAATGGAGCGAACTAAAGTAAGCGTGGAGGAAAATAATTATCTATCCCTACCATTACAAAAACCAGAAGGTGGTACTACGGCAACTGGTGATTATACGTATAGTGCTAATGATGCCAGTGTTGGTGATCTCGATGGTGACGGTGAATATGAGGTCATTCTGAAATGGCGTCCATCGAATGCGATGACAGCATTAGAAGATGTAATTACTGGTCCAACGATTTTCGATGCTTATGAGTTAGATGGTACTTTATTATGGCGAATGAATATGGGGATGAATTTAACTTCCGGTCCACAATATCATCAGTTTGTTGTAGCTGATATGAACAGTGATGGCAAGTCTGAGTTTTTAATCAAGTCTGCCGATGCTACTACAACTTATGGCGCAACAGATGGTAAATATGACAGTTCGAAAAAAGTCAGTGTGATAGGAAATGAAGAAGATAATGGCAAATGGATCAATGAAGGCGGCCATGTGGTGGATGGTCCCGAATATATTTCTGTATTTGCCGGTGATACTGGTAAGGAAATAGATACGATTGATTTCGCCTTCCCAGTAGAGAAAGAAGAAGGAGATCATGGTGCATCGTGGGGAGATACTTTCTATAATCGATCGGATCGTTTCCTTTCAGGTGTAGCATATATTGATGGCAAAAAACCGAGTGCGATTTATGGGCGCGGTTATTATGAGCGTACTGCTTTTGCCGCGTATAGTCTGGAGAATGGTGAGCTCATCGAAGACTGGACTTTTGATTCTGATGAAGCCGGCAGAGGAGCAAGCTTAGGTAATCACAACCTGGCAACCGGTGATGTCGACAATGATGGTTTTGATGAAATTGTAGCTGGATCCTTAACACTTGATCATGATGGTTCGATTTTGTATGCGATGGATGGCGATATGGGTCGTGTCCAGGGATCGCATGGGGATGCACTGCATGTAGGTGCTTTCGATCCGAATCGTGAAGGACTGCATGTCTTTGGAGTTCGCGAATCCTCTGAAGTCGCATCATTGGAATATCATGATGGGGCAACAGGTGAAAGTTTACAAGCCTATTATGCGTTTAAAGATGCTGGACGTGGTGTAGCAGGTAATATTACCTCAAGTCCTGGCTATGAAATCTGGGGTGCCGGTGGTGGTACTGTTGAAACTGGCGGTGGTGTTTACAACGTCAATGGCGATGTTGTGACAAACAGCTTCCGTGATATCGGTTTACCGGTGAACTTTGTCAGCTATTGGGATGGCGATTTGTTAAACGAGATGCTGGATGGTACAACCATTTCTAAATATGATGAGTCAGCGAATCAAGTTAATGTTCTGGAAAGCTTTGAAGGCGTGATCAGCAATAACGGAACAAAAGCAAATCCTACCTTGCAAGCAGATATTCTCGGTGACTGGCGTGAGGAAGCAATTTATCCAACGGAAGACAGTACGGAATTAAGAATATTCACCACGTCTATTCCGACTGACTATAGATTGCCGACTTTAATGCATGATTCGGTCTATCGTATGGGGATTGCATGGCAAAATACGACTTACAACCAACCGCCGCATTTAGGATATTATTTAGGTGAAGATATTCGTGATCAGGTATTGAATGGAGAACTGGATTTTCCAGAGGTAGATTATACGCCAAGTTTGCAAGCGATAGAGCATGCCGTATCGATCTCAGCCGATAATCCAGGTCACAAAATTTTATCTCTGAAACTGAAACAAGCTGAACATCAACTTGCTAAAGATCACCCTAGATTGGCGATTTGGCATATGAATCAATTTATTAAGCATCTAGAGAAAAGTAATTTAGCAGATAAACAAGTTTCATCATTAACCGCTGATGCGCAAGACTTAATTGCACAGTGGAGTGAATAAGAGATAGAAAAGCTTGGAGTTTTGCTCCAAGCTTTTCTATCTGTGTACGGATAAAAAGAAAAGGAGGTAGCTCTGAGCTAGGTACAAATCGAGACCTGGGGCTAATGCACATAGCCGTCAAGCTAAGGAAAAGAGAAAAGAGTGCTTAAACTGTCTTACATGTTCGGCCTATCATATAATCCATTCTTATGGACAGTTGAAAAGGGAAAGGTCAAAAGTTGTCTATAAGAATCAAAAATATGACCTCTCAAGGATATCAAAAGGACTCCTGTGGTCAAACATCCGATTTCTTTCAGGAACAGCTATTATAAATGATTTCTTACACTCAACTCACAAAAAATCACTGCACACAGATAACTTGTATTCATTACGGTAACGTATTCACTTTTCTTTTTAAAAGCATTACCTTAACTTGACGGCGATGGACTAATGCATGGGAGAGAAAGGCACTTAAAGCGGAGGAGTAGATTAGTAGTTTTGTCCCCAAAACCTTTTGTGTGGAGACTCCGTACTTATCCATTTAAATTAGATACGACACAAATCTTCACATTCCGAGATTTGCATCGTACCCAATATTAAGCCTTTTGAGATTGATTCCATTCTTCTCTCAGTATTGAATAGATTTTGAGGTTGCTATGCTTGCCATTTTTATAAATAGCATGTCGCAGGTTGCCTTCACAGGTCATTCCTGATTTCTCCATAACGCGGGCGGAGGCGATATTTTCTTCCAGACAACGAGCTTGAATCCGTTCTAATTTCATTGCAGAAAATCCGAAGCGGACTAATTCCCTAACTGCTTCCGTAACAATGCCTTTGCCCCAGTATTCCGGGGTGATAACATAACCAATTTCAGCTGTGAATTGAGCGGGATCCCATGTAACGAAATCAACTGTGCCGATGAATTCTCCTGTCGCTTTATATTCGATACCCCAAGGTGCGATGTTACCTTTTTCGTATTGTTCCAGGATGAATTGGACAAATGCAGTTGTCTCATGGAGTGACTCGTGCGAATTCCAAGTGACATAGCGGGATACTTTATCTTGGGAAGCATAATGATAAATTGCTTCGATATCTGTTCGTTTGACTTTACGAAGCCGT is a genomic window of Gracilibacillus salinarum containing:
- a CDS encoding rhamnogalacturonan lyase; the encoded protein is MKNKKKPKHVLILVAIFSLVFANFSAISTVKAAEIPDVEGFQGVYYTDFGDSGEVTPDNWGFTTAAATLSTNTEDVAGNETDKLQFDIVDQSGGRVATKSLDTNVMGEKVLVTFDWYPGKSNDKGEHLYENGGEFRILDGAGNTVFTINSTNKEPITYYAGDQEQTATSFTDQETWYHAAVTFDLASNNVSLDMENQATGVKESYQSTLDEVDFDGNVSTLRLVGVRTSGNNHTWTTYLDNVGIYHVPINDNTITNVPSLPYERVYVGDTSADIDSIGLPETVDVALADHSTTEAAISEWQPVGKEWDPEQSGVYEFSGTIADSAEIDNAFDRKATVYVYNRLTPPDTNRATEWLDRGAVALETDDGIFLSWRLLVDEYDKDVKFRVYRNGKRLNHDLLSVTNFTDKHGSADDHYSIVTYANGEIMERTKVSVEENNYLSLPLQKPEGGTTATGDYTYSANDASVGDLDGDGEYEVILKWRPSNAMTALEDVITGPTIFDAYELDGTLLWRMNMGMNLTSGPQYHQFVVADMNSDGKSEFLIKSADATTTYGATDGKYDSSKKVSVIGNEEDNGKWINEGGHVVDGPEYISVFAGDTGKEIDTIDFAFPVEKEEGDHGASWGDTFYNRSDRFLSGVAYIDGKKPSAIYGRGYYERTAFAAYSLENGELIEDWTFDSDEAGRGASLGNHNLATGDVDNDGFDEIVAGSLTLDHDGSILYAMDGDMGRVQGSHGDALHVGAFDPNREGLHVFGVRESSEVASLEYHDGATGESLQAYYAFKDAGRGVAGNITSSPGYEIWGAGGGTVETGGGVYNVNGDVVTNSFRDIGLPVNFVSYWDGDLLNEMLDGTTISKYDESANQVNVLESFEGVISNNGTKANPTLQADILGDWREEAIYPTEDSTELRIFTTSIPTDYRLPTLMHDSVYRMGIAWQNTTYNQPPHLGYYLGEDIRDQVLNGELDFPEVDYTPSLQAIEHAVSISADNPGHKILSLKLKQAEHQLAKDHPRLAIWHMNQFIKHLEKSNLADKQVSSLTADAQDLIAQWSE
- a CDS encoding MarR family winged helix-turn-helix transcriptional regulator; translation: MQEPHTFFYQLILLYRPFEKKLNDLLQQHDLHRAQWIILYYLSNFGPSTNVEISTYQGVEKPTITRTMSRLEALGLVTHRQGNDKREKKMMVTDYGNHVYLKVRQSIDQFEKEILAGISEEDQVETMRIFKEIRKNLTK
- a CDS encoding GNAT family N-acetyltransferase; this encodes MKIADIYGNLPLLETNRLRLRKVKRTDIEAIYHYASQDKVSRYVTWNSHESLHETTAFVQFILEQYEKGNIAPWGIEYKATGEFIGTVDFVTWDPAQFTAEIGYVITPEYWGKGIVTEAVRELVRFGFSAMKLERIQARCLEENIASARVMEKSGMTCEGNLRHAIYKNGKHSNLKIYSILREEWNQSQKA
- a CDS encoding NADPH:quinone oxidoreductase family protein, yielding MNETFEAFVVNKTDATFSTNIQNLILDDLSDGDVLIKVAYSSVNYKDALASSENGKVASSYPLVPGIDLAGTVVSSNTDRFREGDQVIATSYDIGVAHNGGYSEYARIPAEWIVPLPQGLSVKEAMIYGTAGFTAALSVNRLEDNGLIPQKGKVLVTGATGGVGSLAVAMLAKKGYHVVASTGKQSEKEYLRSLGAKEIISREDVYDGQVKPLDKEQWAGVIDPVGGEPLASVLSKVQYNGSVAVSGLTAGVQVPTTVFPFILRGINLLGIDSVNCPMEMRKKVWQRLSTDLKLDNLDEIVEKEIPLSELPANLTSILKGNIRGRILVKL
- a CDS encoding MFS transporter; the encoded protein is MKQQEKLWTKDFLFVSSANFFLYLVFYLLLVTMTVYAVDAFGVSESQAGLVTGIFIVGTLIGRLFIGRMISTVGNKKMLYGGLLFFIITSAFYFVQLGIVFLLVTRFLHGIALGMASTATGTIVAEVIPSKRKGEGISYYSMSITLATAIGPFIGLYMSHHTSFQMIFRFCLVLGIISFLLSLFLHIPEVKKETTTKETKKLSLSQLIEIKALPIAAIVLIVSFCYASILSFINFYAIEIDLVNAASLFFVFYAVAILVSRPFTGRLMDEKGANAVMYPAFLLFGIGLLLLSTAQNSFMLLFSGVLIGLGFGNMQSVTQAIAVKSTTPQQIGLATSTYFIALDAGLGFGPYLLGIIIPFTGYQYLYIILGILVLLTLPLYFVMHGKKDKKSLSNASLT